One window of the Pseudomonas lurida genome contains the following:
- the hutG gene encoding N-formylglutamate deformylase, with product MDKVLSFKQGRVPLLISMPHAGLRLTPAVEAGLIPEAQSLPDTDWHIPTLYDFAEELGASTLAAEYSRFVIDLNRPSDDKPLYAGATTGLYPATLFEGVPLFREGAEPSQAERVTYLQKIWGPYHRALQEELARLKAEFGYALLFDAHSIRSVIPHLFDGKLPDFNLGTFNGAACDPELASQLEAICAGHPQYTHVLNGRFKGGHITRHYGDPAQDIHAVQLELCQSTYMEEVEPFRYRPDLAEPTRVVLKQLLEGVLAWGQQRYG from the coding sequence GTGGATAAGGTTCTGAGCTTCAAACAAGGCCGCGTGCCACTGCTGATCAGCATGCCTCACGCCGGCCTGCGCCTCACGCCTGCTGTCGAGGCAGGTCTGATCCCCGAGGCGCAAAGCCTGCCGGACACCGACTGGCACATCCCCACGTTGTATGACTTTGCCGAAGAGCTGGGCGCCAGCACCCTGGCAGCGGAGTACTCGCGGTTTGTGATCGACTTGAACCGACCGTCCGACGACAAGCCTTTGTACGCGGGCGCTACGACCGGCCTCTACCCGGCGACGCTGTTTGAGGGTGTGCCGTTGTTCCGTGAAGGGGCGGAGCCTTCGCAGGCAGAGCGCGTGACTTACCTCCAAAAGATCTGGGGGCCCTATCACCGCGCGCTGCAAGAAGAGCTGGCGCGGCTCAAGGCCGAGTTCGGTTATGCCTTGCTGTTTGACGCGCACTCGATCCGTTCGGTGATCCCGCACCTGTTTGACGGCAAGTTGCCGGACTTCAACCTCGGCACGTTCAACGGCGCCGCGTGTGATCCGGAGCTGGCCAGCCAGTTGGAGGCCATCTGCGCCGGGCATCCGCAGTACACCCATGTACTCAACGGACGTTTCAAGGGCGGCCACATCACCCGGCATTACGGTGACCCTGCGCAGGACATCCATGCTGTGCAGTTGGAACTGTGCCAGAGCACTTATATGGAAGAGGTAGAGCCATTCCGCTATCGCCCCGACCTGGCCGAGCCGACGCGGGTGGTGCTCAAGCAATTGCTGGAAGGGGTGCTGGCCTGGGGGCAGCAGCGTTACGGCTGA